From a region of the Heliangelus exortis chromosome 19, bHelExo1.hap1, whole genome shotgun sequence genome:
- the SPRING1 gene encoding SREBP regulating gene protein, which produces MVPWGAVLWRRLLRKRWVLGVVFGLSLVYFLTSTFKQEERMVRDRNLLQVQEQEQPIMWKVKFSSGNSSQLSNQCRNSVQGKLLITDELGYICERKDLLVNGCCNVNVPHTKLYSCDSCLPNGCCSVYEYCVSCCLQPSKQHLLERFLNRAAIAFQNLFMAVEDRFELCLAKCRTSSQSVQHENTYRDPIAKYCYGEYPPELLPV; this is translated from the exons ATGGTGCCCTGGGGAGCGGTGCTGTGGCGGCGGCTGCTGAGGAAGCGCTGGGTCCTCGGTGTCGTTTTCGGGCTCTCTCTCGTCTACTTTCTCACCAGCACCTTCAAGCAG GAAGAAAGGATGGTGAGGGATCGGAATCTCCTCCAAGTgcaagagcaggagcagccgATCATGTGGAAGGTGAAGTTCAGTTCGGGGAACAGCAGTCAGCTGAGTAACCAGTGCAGGAACTCTGTGCAGGGGAAGCTCCTCATCACGGATGAACTGG gctaCATCTGTGAGAGGAAGGACCTGCTGGTAAATGGCTGTTGTAATGTCAACGTGCCCCACACGAAGCTGTACAGCTGTGACAGCTGCCTGCCCAATGGCTGCTGCAGTGTCTACGAGTACTGTGTTTCCTGTtgcctgcagcccagcaag CAACACCTTCTGGAACGCTTCCTGAACCGGGCAGCTATTGCATTCCAAAACCTCTTCATGGCAGTGGAAGATCGCTTTGAGTTGTGTCTGGCAAAATGTAGGACTTCATCACAG AGTGTGCAGCATGAAAACACCTACAGAGATCCAATTGCAAAGTACTGCTATGGTGAATatcccccagagctgctgcctgtttGA